The Fortiea contorta PCC 7126 genome has a segment encoding these proteins:
- a CDS encoding non-ribosomal peptide synthetase encodes MSDIIQRIAALTPEKRALLELRLKQKNLLQKKWTSIAKRKAQDALYLSLIQEKFWIIQQLQPDLSAYNESNLLKITGNLNKNVLEKSLNTIIQRHEILRTSFRVVDGQTIQNIAPAIQITLPIVDLQDCSKIEQEAKVKQLVIEHSSLPFDITEAPLLRAVLIRLQEQEYLLLFTIHHIIFDGWSSRVFYQELAALYQGFCQDIPVILPELPIQYADFALWQRQSLNNEEKWHQLTYWKQQLQDAPPILNLPTDYPRPAQQSFRGARATIIITEAIAHALKSLSQQAGVTLFMVILAAFKTLLYRYTGQTDLLVGTPVANRTQIETENLLGCFVNSVVLRTDVAGEPSFRDLVKRVRETALAAYAHQDLPFEQLVKELQPERTFSHTPLFQVMCVFQDTPLSALELPGLTLAPLMIDNGTAKFDLTLYLEDTKQELIGFLEYNSDLFHPDTINRMVEHFQTLLAGIIANPDQCIAKLPLLTQQEQNQLIANNLPIKIDDSSPLTLHQLFEQQAEKTPDAVAVVFGEQQLTYAELNIKANQIAHYLQKLGIKTAELVGISLPRSLDMIIGILGILKAGAAYVPLDPNYPIERLAFILEDAQLQVILTQKQLCQKLATNQTQLVYLDADGEIAQQSRDNPSSQATSASLAYIIYTSGSTGQPKGVLVNHHNVMRLFAATDAWFKFNHQDVWTLFHSIAFDFSVWEIWGALLYGGRLVVVPYEMTRSPQAFYELLSQQQVTVLNQTPSAFRQLIKVDESTPTPQQLNLRYVIFGGESLEIASLQPWFDRYGDKSPQLINMYGITETTVHVTYSPLTIADLTPVSGSVIGRPIPDLQVYVLDQHQQLLPIGVAGEMYIGGAGLAQGYLHRPELTAEKFISHQLAPETRLYRSGDLARYLPNGELEYLGRIDNQVKIRGFRIELGEIETTLCQHPNIRETVVLPWEDAVKNQRLVAYIVPKLEPAPTTKELQNWLKEKLPEYMIPAFCVSLPALPLTTNGKVNRRALPAPNTVKPELDRAFVAPRTKIEQVLADIWAQVLGVARVGIDDNFFELGGDSILSTQIIAKANQAGLQLTFRKLFTHQTIAELATVTDITPTTPAEQGVIVGEVPLTPIQHWFFEQNLPDAHHWNQAVLLELEQTIEPALIAKAWQYLLIHHDALRLRFVTDGVNWQQQIVPPDGEILFKQVDLSTLSATEQTQAISEIATELQASLDLSTGPLVRIALFNLAEKQPNRLLIVIHHLVIDGVSWRILLEDLQTVYQQLSRGEDVNLLAKTTSYKQWAEQLKEYAQSNVLEKDLEYWLAIDKVDQLPVDYSQGANTEASACNVSIALNLAETKALLQEVPKVYHTQINDVLLTALIKTFADWTGKNELLIDLEGHGREDIFTGVNLSRTVGWFTAIFPVFLTLEADASAGEALKSIKEQLRAIPQQGIGYGVLRYLSGNQIIIQQMRSLPSAEISFNYFGQFDQALPQKLLRLTQDFPGVSRSPKALRRHLLDINGFVVEGQLRLEWTYSKNIYRPETVEKLAQSYLEQMRSLLVHCQSGNTPGFTPADFPKAKLTQKALDQFLASITKASGEG; translated from the coding sequence GTGAGTGATATTATTCAAAGAATAGCCGCTTTAACTCCAGAAAAACGGGCATTATTAGAATTGCGGTTAAAACAGAAAAACTTGCTACAAAAAAAATGGACATCTATAGCAAAACGAAAAGCACAGGATGCCTTATATTTATCTTTGATTCAAGAGAAATTTTGGATTATTCAGCAATTACAACCAGATTTATCTGCATATAACGAATCAAACCTGCTTAAAATCACAGGTAATCTCAACAAAAATGTTTTAGAAAAAAGCCTCAATACAATTATTCAACGTCATGAAATTCTCCGTACTAGCTTTCGAGTGGTAGATGGTCAAACTATACAAAATATTGCTCCGGCAATCCAAATAACTCTACCAATAGTAGACTTGCAAGATTGCTCTAAAATTGAACAAGAAGCAAAAGTAAAGCAGCTAGTAATCGAGCATTCAAGCCTGCCTTTCGATATTACCGAAGCGCCACTATTACGAGCTGTTCTTATTCGGTTGCAAGAGCAAGAATATCTCTTGCTGTTTACCATACACCACATTATTTTTGATGGTTGGTCTAGCCGAGTTTTTTATCAAGAACTAGCAGCACTATATCAAGGTTTCTGCCAAGATATTCCAGTAATTTTGCCAGAATTACCGATTCAGTATGCAGACTTTGCACTGTGGCAAAGACAATCATTAAATAATGAGGAGAAATGGCACCAACTGACATACTGGAAGCAGCAACTCCAAGATGCACCACCAATTCTCAACTTACCAACAGACTATCCCCGCCCCGCCCAGCAAAGCTTTCGGGGTGCGCGTGCGACTATTATAATTACAGAGGCGATCGCTCATGCACTCAAATCCTTGAGTCAGCAAGCAGGTGTCACCCTGTTCATGGTGATACTAGCAGCATTTAAAACTTTGCTCTACCGCTATACCGGACAGACAGACTTGTTAGTGGGAACCCCAGTTGCTAATCGGACTCAAATTGAAACAGAGAATTTACTGGGATGTTTTGTTAATAGTGTAGTTTTACGCACAGATGTAGCTGGAGAACCAAGTTTTCGAGATTTGGTGAAGCGAGTCCGCGAGACTGCTTTAGCCGCCTATGCTCACCAAGACTTACCCTTTGAACAGTTAGTCAAAGAACTCCAACCGGAACGCACATTCAGCCACACTCCTCTGTTTCAAGTGATGTGTGTATTCCAAGATACGCCATTGTCAGCCTTAGAACTTCCTGGTTTAACCTTGGCTCCGTTGATGATTGACAATGGAACTGCCAAGTTTGATTTGACACTGTATTTAGAAGATACCAAGCAAGAGCTAATCGGATTTCTAGAGTACAACAGCGATTTGTTCCATCCCGACACCATCAACCGCATGGTGGAACATTTCCAGACTTTACTAGCAGGTATAATTGCCAATCCCGACCAGTGTATTGCCAAGTTACCTTTGCTGACACAGCAGGAACAAAATCAATTAATCGCAAATAATCTGCCGATAAAAATAGATGATTCGTCGCCATTAACCTTACATCAGTTATTTGAGCAGCAGGCGGAAAAAACACCAGATGCAGTAGCTGTGGTGTTTGGTGAACAACAACTAACTTATGCAGAATTAAATATCAAAGCGAATCAGATAGCTCATTATCTGCAAAAATTAGGCATCAAAACAGCAGAATTAGTAGGTATTTCTTTACCGCGTTCTCTAGACATGATCATCGGTATTTTAGGCATCTTGAAAGCGGGAGCAGCTTATGTGCCACTCGACCCTAATTATCCGATAGAGCGACTCGCTTTTATTTTAGAAGATGCTCAGTTACAAGTTATTCTGACTCAAAAACAACTCTGCCAAAAATTAGCCACAAATCAAACACAATTAGTCTACCTGGACGCAGACGGGGAAATTGCTCAACAAAGTAGAGATAATCCCAGCAGTCAAGCTACATCTGCATCCCTGGCTTATATCATCTACACATCCGGCTCTACAGGTCAACCCAAAGGCGTTTTAGTCAACCATCACAACGTGATGCGTTTGTTTGCGGCGACTGATGCTTGGTTTAAATTCAATCATCAAGACGTTTGGACTTTGTTTCACTCCATTGCTTTTGATTTCTCCGTGTGGGAGATTTGGGGTGCATTACTTTACGGTGGGCGTTTAGTGGTAGTTCCTTATGAGATGACGCGATCGCCCCAAGCTTTTTATGAGTTATTATCACAACAACAGGTAACAGTTCTCAACCAAACCCCCTCGGCTTTTCGACAGTTAATCAAAGTCGATGAATCTACCCCGACACCACAGCAATTAAACCTCCGCTACGTGATTTTTGGCGGAGAATCCCTAGAAATTGCCAGTTTACAGCCGTGGTTTGACCGATATGGAGACAAATCACCGCAGTTAATCAATATGTACGGCATCACCGAAACCACCGTACACGTCACCTATAGTCCCTTGACAATAGCAGATTTAACTCCAGTCTCAGGCAGTGTCATTGGTCGTCCGATTCCCGACTTACAAGTTTATGTGCTAGACCAACATCAGCAACTATTACCAATTGGAGTTGCAGGTGAGATGTATATTGGTGGTGCTGGTTTGGCGCAGGGTTATCTGCATCGTCCAGAATTGACAGCCGAAAAATTTATCTCTCACCAATTAGCACCCGAAACACGCCTTTATCGTTCTGGAGACTTAGCACGTTACTTACCTAATGGGGAATTAGAATACCTTGGTCGCATTGATAACCAAGTAAAAATTCGCGGCTTCCGCATTGAGTTAGGAGAAATTGAAACAACTCTGTGTCAACATCCAAATATTAGAGAAACAGTAGTTCTACCTTGGGAAGACGCAGTTAAAAATCAGCGGCTAGTTGCTTACATTGTCCCCAAATTAGAGCCAGCACCAACTACTAAAGAATTACAAAATTGGCTCAAGGAAAAATTACCAGAGTACATGATTCCTGCTTTTTGCGTTTCATTACCTGCCTTACCTTTGACAACTAATGGTAAAGTAAATCGCCGCGCATTACCCGCACCGAATACAGTCAAACCCGAATTAGATCGAGCTTTTGTTGCACCACGAACAAAAATAGAACAAGTGCTAGCTGATATTTGGGCGCAGGTTTTAGGAGTTGCACGAGTAGGTATTGATGATAACTTCTTTGAGTTAGGTGGTGATTCAATCCTCAGTACTCAGATTATTGCTAAAGCTAATCAAGCTGGTTTGCAATTGACTTTTAGAAAGTTGTTTACTCATCAAACCATCGCAGAATTAGCTACTGTTACCGACATCACTCCCACGACTCCAGCAGAACAGGGCGTAATAGTTGGTGAAGTTCCTTTAACTCCCATCCAGCACTGGTTTTTTGAGCAAAATTTACCAGATGCACATCACTGGAACCAAGCCGTTTTGTTAGAACTAGAGCAAACTATTGAGCCTGCATTGATAGCAAAAGCATGGCAATATTTGCTGATTCACCATGATGCTTTACGTCTACGTTTTGTAACTGATGGAGTTAATTGGCAACAGCAGATTGTTCCTCCTGATGGGGAAATATTATTTAAGCAAGTGGATTTGTCAACATTATCAGCGACAGAGCAGACACAAGCTATTTCTGAGATTGCGACTGAATTACAAGCTAGTTTGGACTTATCTACAGGCCCGTTAGTCCGAATTGCCCTGTTTAATTTGGCAGAAAAACAACCCAATCGGCTACTGATTGTGATTCATCACTTAGTAATTGATGGTGTTTCATGGCGGATTTTATTAGAAGATTTACAAACAGTTTATCAACAATTAAGTCGAGGAGAAGATGTAAATCTCCTTGCTAAAACCACTTCTTATAAACAGTGGGCAGAACAACTTAAAGAATATGCCCAATCAAATGTCTTGGAAAAAGACTTAGAATACTGGTTAGCTATAGATAAAGTAGACCAACTGCCAGTAGACTATTCACAAGGCGCAAATACTGAAGCTTCAGCTTGTAATGTATCAATAGCTTTGAATTTAGCAGAAACTAAGGCTTTATTACAGGAAGTACCAAAGGTTTATCACACGCAAATTAATGATGTCTTGCTAACTGCTTTAATCAAAACTTTTGCTGATTGGACAGGCAAAAACGAACTTCTAATTGATTTAGAAGGACATGGACGCGAAGATATTTTTACAGGTGTAAATTTGTCGCGGACAGTCGGGTGGTTTACGGCTATTTTTCCGGTATTCCTCACACTAGAAGCCGATGCTAGTGCAGGGGAGGCGCTGAAGTCAATTAAGGAGCAGTTGCGGGCAATTCCCCAACAAGGTATTGGTTATGGGGTGTTACGCTATCTCAGTGGTAATCAAATCATTATCCAGCAAATGCGATCGCTACCATCAGCCGAAATCAGTTTTAACTACTTTGGGCAATTTGACCAAGCGTTACCCCAAAAACTGTTACGACTTACCCAAGATTTTCCTGGAGTATCCCGCAGCCCTAAAGCTTTGCGTCGCCACCTTTTAGATATCAACGGCTTTGTGGTTGAAGGACAACTGCGTTTGGAGTGGACATACAGTAAAAATATTTACAGACCAGAAACAGTAGAGAAATTAGCACAGAGCTACTTAGAACAAATGCGATCGCTCTTAGTTCACTGCCAATCAGGTAATACTCCTGGCTTCACACCTGCTGACTTTCCCAAAGCCAAACTGACACAAAAAGCTCTTGACCAATTTCTTGCCAGTATTACCAAAGCCAGTGGAGAGGGTTAA
- a CDS encoding type I polyketide synthase, with the protein MEGIAIIGLAGRFPGAKNITEFWQNLCDGVESISQFSDDELMAVGVDSSLLNNPNYIKAGAVLEDVDLFDAGFFGFNPKEAEMTEPQHRLFLECAWEALENAGYDSQRCDSRIGVYAGASLNNYLTFSLNGDRIGSASSFQKLIGIDKDFLSTRVSYKLNLTGPSLTVQTACSTSLVATALACQSLLNYQCDMALAGGVSIRVPQKTGYLHQEGGILSPDGHCRAFDAKAKGTVIGNGVGVVLLKRLSDAIADRDHIYAVIKGSAINNDGSNKIGYTAPSVNGQAEAIAEAIALADVEPETISYVETHGTGTALGDPIEISALTNVFRGQTEKTGFCVIGSVKTNIGHLDAAAGVTGLIKTALALQHQLIPPSLNFEQPNPEIDFAHSPFYVNTQLTQWNTTSTPRRAGVSSLGIGGTNAHVILEEAPIQFKIQNSKVKREYLLLCLSAKTDLALETATKNLVQHLKQHPDVDLADVAYTLQVGRAVFNHRRVVVCKNIPEAINALEIINPQQVLTHFEEPIQRSITFMFPGQGAQYVDMGRELYNTQNRFREEVDRCCLLLEPDLGLDLRTIIYPEESEKQAVTKQLKQTSLAQPALFVIEYALAQLWMSWGISVQAMIGHSIGEYVAACLAGVMSLKDALALVAVRGRLMQQMTTGAMLSVSASASEVKALLNKDLALAANNAPSLCVVSGTHAALDKIAEQLKNKGIECRYLQTSHAFHSAMMEPMLQPFIAELEKVKLHPPKIPFISNLTGTWISPEEATSPDYWAQHLRQTVQFSNGLSVLLEESDRIFLEVGSGRTLCSLVKQHTQKAAGQVVLPSLRHPQDEKSDVNFLLNILGRLWLAGVEINWSGFYTHEQRYRLPLPTYPFERQRYWIEPEISTQISSKVESRQGKKPNINDWFYIPSWKLIPLVKTKYITSNYTLIFVDEFGLGLQLVRKLQQLGQHVITVKVGEEFAQLDSNTYAINPAQADDYQNLLRQLSAQGKTPNTIVHLWSISQSQTLSWETTQNLGFYSLVYLAQAIGQQINDAVQILAIANHLYDIIGNEELSPEKTTILGACKVIPQEYPHISCRLIDILLPKSISDDFLEQLLAELTTASENAIIAYRNHYRWVQTFEPIVLEPVTENRSRLRQGGVYLITGGMGGMSLVLAEYLAKTVQAKLVLLGRSLPFDNEKVKQLEALGAEVLVLTADVTNYEQMESAIAQSLQRFGTIHGVIHAAGIAGAGMIQLKTPEIAKKVFAPKIQGTIVLNNVLKNINLDFLVLCSSLSSIQGGLGQVDYCAANTFLDAFAYWNTVTNNRFTVAINWDAWQEVGMAVNTSVPNEIKSWRAETLQNAILPQEGVEVFSRILAQSLSQIIVSTQDLPAGIEQLNRLILSFVQKPVNSCQASASRHARTLQDNTYVAPRNAIEETIANIWEELIGIEKIGIYDNFFELGGHSLLAVQTISRLREVFQVELPLSTLLFDAPTISRLATAIAEKQAQIEELEEVEKMLVEIENLSIHEVNQQLFKEQKK; encoded by the coding sequence ATGGAAGGTATTGCTATTATCGGCTTGGCTGGGCGTTTTCCTGGAGCAAAAAATATTACGGAGTTTTGGCAGAATTTATGTGATGGAGTTGAGTCAATTTCTCAATTTAGTGATGATGAGTTAATGGCTGTGGGAGTGGATTCGTCATTACTTAATAATCCTAACTATATAAAAGCTGGGGCTGTATTAGAAGATGTAGATTTATTTGATGCTGGCTTTTTTGGTTTTAATCCTAAAGAAGCGGAAATGACTGAGCCGCAACATCGTTTATTTTTAGAATGTGCTTGGGAAGCGTTGGAAAATGCTGGTTATGACTCTCAAAGATGTGACAGTCGGATTGGTGTTTATGCTGGTGCTAGTTTAAATAATTATTTGACTTTTAGCTTAAATGGCGATCGCATTGGTTCAGCGTCTAGTTTCCAAAAGCTAATTGGGATTGATAAAGATTTTCTGTCTACTCGCGTTTCTTACAAGTTAAATCTGACTGGGCCAAGTTTAACAGTCCAAACGGCTTGTTCTACTTCTTTAGTAGCCACTGCTTTAGCTTGTCAAAGCTTGCTGAATTATCAATGTGATATGGCTTTGGCGGGTGGGGTTTCGATTCGTGTACCCCAAAAAACCGGGTATTTACACCAAGAAGGCGGAATTTTATCGCCTGATGGTCATTGTCGCGCTTTTGATGCTAAAGCCAAAGGGACAGTTATTGGTAATGGTGTGGGGGTGGTGCTGTTAAAACGGTTATCGGATGCGATCGCTGACCGAGATCACATCTATGCTGTAATTAAAGGTAGCGCTATCAATAACGATGGTTCTAATAAAATTGGCTACACTGCACCCAGCGTCAATGGCCAAGCAGAAGCGATCGCCGAAGCAATAGCACTCGCTGATGTGGAACCGGAAACAATCAGCTATGTCGAAACTCACGGTACAGGAACTGCTTTAGGCGATCCCATTGAAATCTCGGCGTTGACAAATGTCTTTCGTGGACAGACTGAGAAAACAGGTTTTTGTGTGATCGGTTCTGTGAAAACAAATATTGGACATCTAGACGCTGCGGCTGGGGTTACAGGCTTAATCAAAACGGCTTTGGCTTTGCAACATCAGTTGATTCCTCCCAGCTTAAACTTTGAACAACCCAATCCAGAAATTGACTTTGCTCATAGTCCTTTCTACGTCAACACTCAGCTGACACAATGGAATACAACTTCTACACCGCGTCGCGCGGGAGTTAGTTCTTTAGGTATTGGTGGGACGAATGCTCATGTCATTTTAGAAGAAGCACCAATACAATTCAAAATTCAAAATTCAAAAGTCAAAAGAGAATATTTGCTGTTGTGTTTATCAGCTAAAACTGATTTGGCGCTAGAAACTGCTACTAAAAATTTGGTTCAACATCTCAAACAACATCCTGATGTGGATTTGGCAGATGTTGCTTACACTTTGCAAGTAGGGCGTGCAGTATTTAATCATCGCCGTGTTGTGGTTTGTAAAAATATTCCAGAAGCAATCAACGCGCTAGAAATTATAAATCCTCAACAAGTATTAACTCACTTTGAAGAACCAATTCAACGCTCTATCACCTTCATGTTTCCGGGACAGGGCGCTCAATATGTAGATATGGGGCGGGAGTTATACAACACCCAGAATAGATTTCGGGAAGAGGTAGATCGTTGTTGTTTGTTACTCGAACCGGATTTAGGATTAGATTTACGTACAATTATTTATCCAGAAGAATCTGAAAAACAAGCGGTAACTAAACAACTAAAACAGACATCTTTAGCGCAACCAGCATTATTTGTAATTGAGTATGCTTTAGCTCAACTGTGGATGTCTTGGGGTATCTCTGTGCAAGCTATGATTGGTCATAGTATTGGGGAATATGTAGCTGCTTGTTTAGCTGGGGTAATGTCGTTAAAAGATGCGTTAGCTTTGGTTGCTGTGCGTGGGCGACTGATGCAGCAAATGACTACAGGTGCGATGCTTTCTGTATCTGCGTCAGCGTCGGAGGTTAAAGCTTTGCTCAACAAAGATTTAGCTTTAGCCGCTAATAATGCACCTTCTTTATGTGTGGTTTCGGGAACCCATGCAGCCTTAGATAAAATTGCTGAACAGCTTAAAAATAAAGGTATAGAATGTCGCTATTTACAAACTTCCCATGCTTTTCATTCCGCAATGATGGAACCAATGCTACAACCATTTATTGCGGAACTAGAAAAAGTCAAACTTCATCCTCCCAAAATTCCTTTTATTTCTAATTTGACGGGTACTTGGATTTCACCAGAGGAAGCGACATCTCCAGATTATTGGGCGCAGCATTTACGTCAAACAGTACAATTTTCCAATGGTTTATCAGTTTTGTTGGAGGAAAGCGATCGCATCTTCTTAGAAGTAGGTTCAGGACGGACTTTATGTAGTCTCGTCAAGCAACACACCCAAAAAGCAGCCGGACAGGTAGTGTTACCTTCCCTACGTCATCCCCAAGATGAAAAATCAGATGTTAATTTCTTGCTCAATATTTTAGGGCGGTTGTGGTTAGCAGGCGTTGAGATAAATTGGTCGGGATTTTACACCCACGAACAACGTTATCGCTTACCTTTACCGACTTATCCTTTTGAACGTCAGCGTTACTGGATTGAACCAGAAATATCAACTCAAATATCCAGCAAAGTTGAAAGTAGACAGGGTAAAAAGCCTAATATTAATGACTGGTTTTATATTCCTTCTTGGAAACTAATTCCCCTCGTTAAAACCAAATATATTACGTCTAATTATACTTTAATTTTTGTTGATGAATTTGGTTTAGGTTTACAACTTGTGCGAAAATTACAACAATTGGGACAGCATGTCATCACTGTGAAAGTAGGAGAAGAATTTGCTCAACTTGATAGTAATACATACGCTATCAATCCGGCTCAAGCAGATGATTATCAGAATTTGCTGCGACAATTAAGCGCACAGGGAAAAACCCCGAATACAATTGTCCATTTGTGGAGTATTAGTCAATCACAAACTTTATCTTGGGAAACGACTCAAAACTTAGGTTTTTACAGTCTTGTTTACCTAGCGCAAGCTATTGGACAACAGATAAATGATGCAGTGCAAATTTTAGCGATCGCTAATCATCTGTATGACATCATAGGAAATGAAGAATTATCTCCTGAGAAAACGACTATATTAGGCGCTTGCAAAGTTATTCCTCAAGAATATCCGCATATTAGTTGCCGTCTGATTGATATATTATTACCAAAATCAATCAGCGACGATTTTCTAGAACAATTACTAGCAGAATTAACAACTGCGTCAGAAAATGCCATAATTGCCTACCGTAATCATTACCGTTGGGTGCAAACATTTGAGCCAATAGTGCTAGAACCAGTTACGGAAAACAGAAGCCGCTTGCGACAAGGAGGCGTATATTTAATCACAGGTGGTATGGGAGGCATGAGTTTAGTTTTAGCTGAATATCTGGCGAAAACAGTGCAAGCCAAGCTGGTTTTATTAGGACGTTCATTACCATTTGATAATGAAAAAGTCAAACAATTAGAAGCGTTAGGTGCAGAAGTATTAGTACTGACGGCTGATGTGACTAATTATGAACAGATGGAAAGTGCGATCGCACAATCTCTACAACGCTTTGGTACAATTCACGGTGTCATCCACGCAGCTGGTATTGCTGGGGCTGGGATGATTCAACTCAAAACACCAGAAATAGCCAAAAAAGTTTTTGCACCCAAAATTCAAGGAACAATAGTTTTAAATAATGTTCTCAAAAACATCAATTTAGACTTCTTAGTTCTTTGTTCATCTTTAAGTTCCATCCAAGGAGGATTGGGACAAGTAGATTATTGTGCTGCTAATACCTTTTTAGATGCCTTTGCTTACTGGAATACAGTCACAAATAACCGATTTACAGTTGCTATTAATTGGGATGCTTGGCAAGAGGTTGGTATGGCAGTAAATACAAGTGTTCCTAATGAAATCAAAAGCTGGCGTGCAGAAACTTTACAAAATGCTATCTTACCTCAAGAAGGAGTAGAAGTTTTTAGCCGAATTTTAGCCCAATCTCTATCTCAAATTATAGTTTCTACCCAAGATTTACCAGCAGGAATCGAGCAGCTTAATCGATTGATTTTATCTTTTGTGCAAAAGCCAGTAAATTCTTGTCAAGCATCTGCTAGTAGACATGCACGCACTTTACAAGATAATACTTATGTAGCTCCTCGTAATGCCATTGAAGAAACTATTGCCAATATTTGGGAAGAACTTATAGGTATTGAAAAAATAGGAATTTATGATAACTTCTTTGAATTAGGTGGACATTCTTTACTAGCTGTTCAGACTATCTCCCGCTTGCGAGAAGTTTTTCAAGTCGAATTACCACTAAGTACCCTGCTTTTTGATGCGCCGACAATTAGCAGACTAGCTACTGCGATCGCGGAAAAACAAGCACAAATTGAGGAACTTGAAGAGGTAGAAAAAATGTTAGTAGAAATAGAAAATCTTTCTATTCATGAAGTCAATCAACAGCTATTTAAAGAACAAAAAAAATAA